The Toxotes jaculatrix isolate fToxJac2 chromosome 17, fToxJac2.pri, whole genome shotgun sequence genomic interval CTCGtttcctcactctcctcctcagcagttTAATCTCATTATTCCTCCTCTGTAATTTCCTTCCTCTCCGCTGCTCTTCTTATACCTTCCtaacttctttctctcttccaaCGAGAGACTAAAATAACATTGgacaaataaaccaaaaaactGGCAAACAGAATTAATCCACGGGCAATGTAAAATGTAGCTCCACCGGTACCGACTGGCCGTGCCAGTagatttggttttgtttgccCAGGTTTTAATGGTGGAGGCAGAAAATAACCCAAACTGTGAGCAAGGCGAGAGGACGTAAAAACAACCCTGTGTATTGTTAACAGAACAGTCTCCAGGCCCCAGAcaggatgaatggatgaagaaataaagaaatgaagctGTTTGCGTGGATGCAGTGATGCAGGCTGTGTTAGCCACTACAAGCATAACACATCCAAACTGAACTGATGGCCGTAAAGcactgtgggtaatgtaggcaccaggttttgacaaggaacaATGCATGGattaaaaaagaagatgaaCTGCTGCGGACCGATGAAGAATGAAGCATGGCTGCTGCAGTTTATCTGTGAACGTTAAACTACCTGTACAAAGGTGGAGTTTATGAACACGGTTTAGGCGACTCATCAGAAATGTTATCTTTAAGTCACCAACCTTTGGTCTTATCATGGCGTCACTGAAACCACATGAGATGCACTTACTGACACTCATACAGTGAAGCTGATAAATTCTGTGGTTTCAGAACGGATGCTGAGTTTACATGACAGCACCAGAATTAAGAGTATAGGTGGAAGAGTGGGAACATGTAGATTAGTGAAATGTACAGAGTGTTATTAGTCTACAGTTCTGTCTCTTGCAGTAAAACACTCCCACAGGTCATGGTTCAGTGTTTATGGCTCAGCACTGATCTCTTACCAGaactgcacaaaacaaacaggaaccACAGTCGTCCTTTTAAAGGGACGCCCGAATGTGCAAGAGCAGACTGTGTCAAAATCCACAGAGCGAGAACAACCACAGGCGGGAACAGAGGAAATACTGGGAATACTGGAATACTGCAACTTCAACCAGCTGCTGAATCAACACACCTTTCAGAAAACTCTCTGGTGGAGGGAGTGGACACATGCCTGACTGGTCTGAACCATCTGAGCGATCTGTCTGCTTCTTAACTGAATTTGTCCCctggcagagagaaaatggCTTCTGGATCAGAGGACAACCTGTGCTGTCCTGTCTGCCATGAAATCTTTCGAGATCCTGTCCTCCTGTTATGCAGCCACAGTTTCTGTAAAGCCTGCTGGCAGCAGTGGTGGACGGGGAACCCAACAGAGTGTCCGGTCTGTAAGAGGAGATCCTCGTTGTACGATCCACCTCAAAACTTGGCTCTAAGGAATCTGTGTGAGGCTTTTTCAAAGGAGCAAACGGAGAGTCCTTCAGCCGGCTCTGCAGGTCTCTGCAGCCTGCACTCTGAGAAGCTCAGGCTCTTTTGTCTGGATGATCAGCAGCCAGTGTGTGTCGTCTGCCTGCACTCAGAAACGCACAAAAACCACAGCTTCAGTCCCGTCGATGAAGCTGCTCAGGCGTACAGAAAGACACTTCACCAACTCCTGAAGCCCCTACAGGAGAAACTGGAGCTCTTCAAGGACATTAAAGGAAACTTTGATCAAACAGCAAAAGACATTGAAGTTcaggcagaaaacacagagaagcagattGAGGACATCATTTTAACACTTCAGATGTTTCTCCAAAAGGAGGAGCAGGTAAGAATTACTGCACTGAGGACGGACAAGCAGCAGAAGACTCAGACGATGAAGAGGAAGAGTAAGGCTCTGAGAAATGAGATAGAAGCTCTTtcagacacagtcacagctacagaggagctgctgagaaCTGAAGATCTCTCATTCCTGCAGAGGTACAAGACTGCAGCTGAAATCGTCCACAGTTTCACGCTCAGTGACCCACAGCCCACCCCAGGAGCTCTGATAGACATGGACAAACACCTGAACAACCTGCCCTTCCGAATCCTGGACAAGATGCGGATGCAGGTGACCAACACCTCATGAGGCAGGTGTTATACTAAGTCATGTTATACATCACTGATATGTTCAGTGAGCCACGCACTGTTCACAAAGGCTAACGTCATCTTGTTTAGGATAGCATAGCACATTAGCACGTTGTCTGCAGCAGCCTCTGTGGCTTTCTACTGTTTTCtaataaaagacttttagtCTCACTCTGAAGGACTGAAACTCAAACTGCTTCTCACATAATATACAaattcaaaatacagaaaaaaaacccagcacaTACATTCACACTGTACCTCTCCATCTGCCCTGCGTTTATAGATTCCCATAGTGAAAAACCAGATGGAGTAATCCAGACGGCTCCATGAGCCAGAGGATCAGACATGTGGTCAGATGACAACAaaccctcttcctctctttttctgtcactgtttatCCTCCGCTCCACTCTTCCTTCTGTCAGCATAGAGGAGACAAAacctctcctttcttttattttttctcttccacTCACTAGTTTGtttcctcacactctctccctccaccgTTACCCTCCGCCTCTGTCCCTCAGACATTCAGACTGTCACAGCATGGCACCGCACGCACACTGTCCATGTGTGTCCTCCCCTTCATCTCAGCTGTGGCTTTAAATCCTTTTGAGCGCCACCAGACGCAGCCAAtagacaaatgaaatgttttattcatattctcttttctctctcagtaaAATATGCATCCTGCTGCCACATCAGTGCGTCTGTAGGTTTCAGCGTGGTGTTAATTCCAATGTATGAACACAAGACGGAGCAATTCCAGGCAAAAACAACACTAAGAAAAgaattaattcattaaaaagcTGAGATAAACATCGGCTGTGCAGCTTCAACTCAGGAATTTcagaataaatatatatttggtgcatttattttatctgttagttatttcacttttttaactgaaataaataaaagctaagTAGAACAATAAGAAACGCCTATAATACTCAATTTTCATTAACTGAACTATAATAGTTAAATCATCAAATTGGTAAACAACTAATTTTTTTACttgcaatgaaaataaaaaccataacctttactgaaaatgaatgaatgagtatTTTATGGCTTTTTACAGCAGGGCCTCTGCGACACTACAAACAGGGAACTTTTtcattaacacattaaaaactAAAGATGTTCACTATTGTTCATCAGAAGCACGTATGcacaaatgtttttcctctgattTACTATGAagctcaacaacaaaaaaagaaaattataacaAATTATGTTCACGTATAAATGCAGGgtgttggctgttttttttctgccaattTTATCTCCTTGTATCAGCGTGTGaaatctgtgtctcagtgtatgacacacacacacacacacacagagtgacccCGTAAccagcagcagtcagtgtgaTGCAGTGCGGGGGTGACTCAGGCGCTGCATtgatcagcatcagcagcagagacggCAGCGAAGCAGAAAAATGAtgccagaggagcagcagaacaaaaagcAGCCAATGGTAAACTCAGTCTGCCTCACAGGATCAATGATGGAGACCCAGTTCGGTCCAGTTCAACTGAGGACAGACATAAGCACGAGGCTGTACCTTTGTTTTCACAGGTTTGTGTCAGTGAAGCATGAACAAGCCGTCAACGATCGCAGTGATCAAGACGACGGACTCCTGAACCTGATGTGACGTGATCCACTAGTTTTCCCAAGTTAGAAAGAGCCTGAGCTGCACTGAGACTCCTGTGCCGCTTACACTCCATCATTAATGTTCATAAACTCTGGGCGGAGCTGCTCATTGACATTCAATGTAATGAAAACCACTCAGGTTTAAAACATCATTAATTTCCATAAAAACACAGTAgcttcactctcactcactcaaaGTTTCAATAAACTTGGAGAAGTTGGAGTTCGCCAATAAAGCATCGACAGTTTTATGAATTTTAAAGGCCAGAGGCAGGCTATGGTATGTGGCATTTCTTCATGTTAAATACAAATAACtgctaaaatgaaataaaccagTGAAAACCTCCATCACACCTGGACTTTCATTATATCTCTGTCCTGTGAAACCGTGCACCTCCAAACTATCAGCTTTTCATGAGCTGATCTCACAAACCTGTAATCTGCTTCCTGACAATGATTTTATATGATTTATTCATCCtgagaagctgaatattttcttctttatttctttaaaagatAAAGATTTAAGTCGCCCTATTCAGCATTCATAAgcagtatataaacatttaataaatgatttattcCTTTATGTCCTCCTACAAatattcctcctctctctttctctttctcagaaACATTAAACTCGGCGTGAGACCAGCACTTCCTGTCCGTGAGGTGTGTCAGGATGAGGTCAGCACGCAGGAACAGATATGACATCATCAGCATCGCCACAAAAGACCTCACCCtgtgggaggggtgggggcggggacagagcagggaagcggaagaagaaaaaggagaggagagacgaaGGAAGGACATAGGATATGAAGGGAACCGAGATGAGGAGGCGATGATCCTCATGAAAACTGAGAACATGATCACATGATGATGATCACATGACTCAGAACAACAATCCTTCCTGTCAGCTGTAATATCGATGATGACAACTCTTCATAAAGAGCCTATTACATTTtccctgtgacctctgacctctgtgaaTCACCAGCCTATGATATTTCACCATCATTACTGTAATTTACCAGTAGTAAATTCCCTGCATCAAACATAGTTAAATACATCTGCAGCGCCTTTTAAACCATTTATATATAAAACCACCAAAATTTAT includes:
- the LOC121197582 gene encoding E3 ubiquitin-protein ligase TRIM35-like — encoded protein: MASGSEDNLCCPVCHEIFRDPVLLLCSHSFCKACWQQWWTGNPTECPVCKRRSSLYDPPQNLALRNLCEAFSKEQTESPSAGSAGLCSLHSEKLRLFCLDDQQPVCVVCLHSETHKNHSFSPVDEAAQAYRKTLHQLLKPLQEKLELFKDIKGNFDQTAKDIEVQAENTEKQIEDIILTLQMFLQKEEQVRITALRTDKQQKTQTMKRKSKALRNEIEALSDTVTATEELLRTEDLSFLQRYKTAAEIVHSFTLSDPQPTPGALIDMDKHLNNLPFRILDKMRMQVTNTS